The genomic stretch AGCAGCGCCTCGGGCAGACGGGCCAGAAGACGATCCTCTTCCTCGACGAGATCCACCGGTTCAACAAGGCGCAGCAGGATGCACTGCTCCCGGCCGTGGAGTCGGGCCTGGTGACGCTGATCGGCGCCACCACCGAGAACCCGTACTTCGAGGTCAACTCGGCGCTGCTCTCGCGGTGCCAGCTGTTCGAGCTGTCGCCGCTGTCGCGGGAGGACCTGGCCGGAATCGTCGTCCGCGGCGAGGCGGCGCTCGCCGTGGACCTGGACGAGGCCGTGCGCGACGAGATCGTGGCGGCTGCCGGCGGCGACGCCCGCAACGCGCTGAACATCCTGGAGGCGTCGGTCGCGGCCGCGGGGGGCGAGGCGGTCACCGCCGACCACGTCCACGACGCCGCCCGCAAGCGCCCGCTGCTCTACGACAAGGGCGGCGACCACCACTACGACGTCACGTCGGCGTTCATCAAGAGCATGCGCGGCTCGGACGCGGACGCGGCGATCTACTACCTGGCGGTCATGATCGCTGGCGGCGAGGACCCCAAGTTCGTCGCCCGGCGGATGATCGTCTTCGCCTCAGAGGACATCGGCAACGCCGACCCGCAGGCGCTGCAGGTGGCGGTCGCCGCCGCGCGGGCCGTCGAGTTCGTCGGCCTGCCCGAGTGCCGCATCAACCTCTCGCAGGCGGTCGCGTACCTGGCCCGGGCGCCGAAGTCGAACGCCAGCTACCGGGCGATCGACAAGGCGCTCGCCGAGGTGCGCGAGCGCGGCACGCTGCGGCCGCCCCGGCCGCTGCGCGACGCCAGCTACGCCGGCGCCGCGAAGCTCGGCCACGGACAGGGCTACAAGTACCCGCACGACTATCCCGACGGGTGGGTGGACCAGCAGTACCTGCCCGACGAGCTGCTCGGCACGACGTTCTACGAGCCGAGCGACCGGGAGCCGTAGCCGCCCACCGAGCCGACCTCAAGTTCGTCGAGGGACGTCCGATTGCCCAGCGTGGTTCACCCACGCACACCACTCGGACACAAGGACGGACGATGCGGACGTTCAGCACCTGGTCGCTCGGGCGCAAGCTCGGCACCGGCTTCGGCCTCACCGTCGCGATCTTCCTGATCGCGCTCGGCATCACGCTCTTCTACTCGGCCTCGGCGCAGAGCCGCTGGCGCCACACGCTGCACTGGCAGACCGCCGAGAAGGGGATCGCGCTGCAGATCCGCAGCACCCAGGTGCAGATGACCGAGCAGTCGCTGCTGGTCGCGACGTGGGACGCCAGGCACATGCAGGCGTGGCAGGACGGCGTCACGCTGGGCGACCAGGGCGCGAAGATGGTCGCCACCGTCCACGACCCCGTCGTCAACCGGATCTCGGCCGCCGCGTCGACCGCCGACCACCATCACGACGAGACCGTCCACAACCTGCTCTTCCCGGCGTTCAGGCGCGGCGATCACGCCGCCGCCGTGCGGGCGCTCATCAAGGCCGACGGCTACGTTCGCGTCCCCTACAACGCCCTGCTGAAGATCCAGTCCCGCATCGACCAGCTGCGCGACGCCGACGTGCGCGGCGCGGAGAGCGCCGCCGACAGCGCGCGGCTGCTGGGCATCATCGCCGCCGTCATCGGCGCGCTGGTCGCGGGCGCGCTCGCCGTGGTGATCATCCGCACCGTCCGCCGGCCGATCGCCGAGCTGATGGAGGTCAGCGAGCTGGCCGCCAGGGGCGATCTCACCGTGCGCTCCCAGAACACCGGTAGCGACGAGCTCGGCCGCCTCGGGTCCGCGTTCAACGCGATGATCGAGAACCTCAGCGAGCTGGTCGGCCGCATCGGCGAGACCAGCGGCACGCTGCTCACCGCGGCCGAGGGCATGGCGGGCACGTCGCAGGAGGCGGGGCGCGCGGTTGCCGAGATCGCGGCCGCCGTCGGCGAGGTGGCGACCGGCGCCGAGCGCCAGGCATCGCTGGCCGAGTCGGCGCGGGCCGCCGCGGAGGGCGTCGCGGGGGGCGTGGAGCGAAGCGCCGAGAGCGCCGTCGAGGCGAACGCCGCCGCTGACCAGGCCCGGAACGTCGCGGACGCGGGCGTCGAGGCGGTGCAGAGCGCGAGCGAGGCGATGGCCGCGCTGCGCGAGTCGGCCGACCAGGTGACTGCCGTGATCACCGAGCTGGGCGCGAAGTCCGAGCAGATCGGCGGCATCGTCGAGACGATCACCGGCATCGCCGGCCAGACCAACCTGCTCGCGCTGAACGCGGCGATCGAAGCGGCACGAGCGGGCGAGCAGGGCCGCGGCTTCGCCGTCGTGGCCGAGGAGGTGCGCAAGCTGGCCGAGGAGTCGGAGAGCGCGGCCGCCACGATCGCCAACCTGATCAGCCAGATCCAGACCGAGACCGCCCGCGCGGTGGCCGTGGTCGAGGAGAGCGCGCAGCGCTCGCAGAGCGGGGCGGCGACCGTCGCCGAGGCGCGGGACGCCTTCGTCAACATCGGCCACGGAGTGGCTGACGTGACGCAGCGGGTCGCCCAGATCGTCGACGCCATCGAGACGGTGCGCTCGGATGCCGACCGCATGCGGGACGACATGGGAGAGGTGGCCGCCGTGGCCGAGCAGTCCTCCGCCAGCGCCCAGCAGATGTCGGCCTCCAGCCAGGAGACCAGCAACGCCGCCGGCGAGATCGTCACGTCCGCCGAGCAGCTGCGCGAGACCGCGCAGGAGCTGGGCCGGCTGGTGTCCGAGTTTCAGCTGCAGGCGTAGACCCTCTACAGGATCCGCG from Gaiellales bacterium encodes the following:
- a CDS encoding replication-associated recombination protein A, translated to MGDDLFADAAGSRLGEVAPLPQRVRPQALEEFAGQRDVVGAGSALQRAIAEDRVGSMIFYGPPGTGKTTLARIVAHSTRAHFEELSAVQVGIADVRRVISESEQRLGQTGQKTILFLDEIHRFNKAQQDALLPAVESGLVTLIGATTENPYFEVNSALLSRCQLFELSPLSREDLAGIVVRGEAALAVDLDEAVRDEIVAAAGGDARNALNILEASVAAAGGEAVTADHVHDAARKRPLLYDKGGDHHYDVTSAFIKSMRGSDADAAIYYLAVMIAGGEDPKFVARRMIVFASEDIGNADPQALQVAVAAARAVEFVGLPECRINLSQAVAYLARAPKSNASYRAIDKALAEVRERGTLRPPRPLRDASYAGAAKLGHGQGYKYPHDYPDGWVDQQYLPDELLGTTFYEPSDREP
- a CDS encoding methyl-accepting chemotaxis protein encodes the protein MRTFSTWSLGRKLGTGFGLTVAIFLIALGITLFYSASAQSRWRHTLHWQTAEKGIALQIRSTQVQMTEQSLLVATWDARHMQAWQDGVTLGDQGAKMVATVHDPVVNRISAAASTADHHHDETVHNLLFPAFRRGDHAAAVRALIKADGYVRVPYNALLKIQSRIDQLRDADVRGAESAADSARLLGIIAAVIGALVAGALAVVIIRTVRRPIAELMEVSELAARGDLTVRSQNTGSDELGRLGSAFNAMIENLSELVGRIGETSGTLLTAAEGMAGTSQEAGRAVAEIAAAVGEVATGAERQASLAESARAAAEGVAGGVERSAESAVEANAAADQARNVADAGVEAVQSASEAMAALRESADQVTAVITELGAKSEQIGGIVETITGIAGQTNLLALNAAIEAARAGEQGRGFAVVAEEVRKLAEESESAAATIANLISQIQTETARAVAVVEESAQRSQSGAATVAEARDAFVNIGHGVADVTQRVAQIVDAIETVRSDADRMRDDMGEVAAVAEQSSASAQQMSASSQETSNAAGEIVTSAEQLRETAQELGRLVSEFQLQA